From Saccharomyces kudriavzevii IFO 1802 strain IFO1802 genome assembly, chromosome: 13, a single genomic window includes:
- the SKDI13G4550 gene encoding mannitol dehydrogenase family protein, which translates to MTKQDETKTTSLNAKTLKSFQSALPIPTYNREGVKQGIVHLGVGAFHRSHLAVFMHRLMQDHNLKDWSICGVGLMKADAAMRDAMKAQDCLYTVVERGIKDANAYVVGSITAYMYAPDDPRAVIEKMASPDTHIVSLTVTENGYYHSEATNSLMADAPEIVNDLNHPEKPDTLYGYLYEALLLRYKKGLTPFTIMSCDNMPQNGVTVKTMLVAFAKLKKDEKFAAWIEDKVTSPNSMVDRVTPRCTDKERKYVADTWGIKDLCPVVAEPFIQWVLEDNFSDGRPPWELVGVQVVKDVDSYELMKLRLLNGGHSAMGYLGYLAGYTYIHEVVNDPTINKYIRVLMHEEVIPLLPKVPGVDFEEYTASVLERFSNPAIQDTVARICLMGSGKMPKYVLPSIYEQLRKPNGKYKLLAVCVAGWFRYLTGVDMNGKPFEIEDPMAPILKAAAVKGGRDPHELLNIEVLFSPEIRENKAFVAQLTHSLETVYDKGPLAAVNEILDQV; encoded by the coding sequence atgacaaaacAAGACGAAACAAAAACTACCAGTTTGAATGCTAAAACTCTCAAGAGTTTTCAATCTGCCTTACCAATACCTACTTACAACAGAGAAGGTGTTAAACAAGGGATCGTCCATCTAGGGGTCGGTGCATTCCACCGTTCCCATTTGGCCGTTTTCATGCATCGCTTGATGCAGGACCACAATTTGAAAGACTGGTCCATCTGCGGTGTTGGTTTAATGAAGGCAGATGCTGCGATGCGCGATGCCATGAAGGCCCAAGATTGCCTGTACACCGTCGTGGAGCGCGGTATCAAAGACGCCAATGCCTACGTTGTAGGTTCCATCACCGCTTATATGTACGCACCCGATGATCCAAGAGctgttattgaaaagatggcCAGTCCAGACACACACATTGTATCTCTGACCGTCACCGAAAACGGTTACTACCACAGTGAGGCAACAAACTCTTTGATGGCTGATGCTCCCGAGATTGTCAACGATCTGAATCACCCAGAGAAGCCGGACACTCTCTACGGGTACCTGTACGAGGCTCTATTACTGCGTTACAAAAAAGGCCTCACTCCCTTCACCATCATGTCGTGCGATAACATGCCCCAGAACGGTGTCACGGTCAAGACTATGCTTGTTGCGTTCGCCAAGCTaaagaaggatgaaaaatttgctgCTTGGATTGAAGACAAGGTCACTTCTCCCAACAGCATGGTTGATCGTGTGACACCACGCTGTACCGACAAGGAGCGTAAGTATGTCGCTGACACATGGGGAATTAAGGACCTATGTCCGGTTGTTGCCGAGCCCTTCATCCAATGGGTTCTTGAGGACAACTTCTCTGACGGCCGTCCTCCTTGGGAACTTGTTGGCGTCCAGGTCGTCAAAGATGTGGACTCCTATGAATTGATGAAGCTGCGTCTGCTTAACGGTGGGCACTCCGCTATGGGATACTTGGGATACTTGGCAGGCTACACCTATATACATGAGGTTGTCAACGACCCAACTATCAACAAGTATATCCGTGTTCTAATGCATGAGGAAGTTATCCCATTGTTACCCAAAGTGCCAGGCGTCGATTTCGAAGAGTACACTGCGTCTGTGTTGGAAAGATTCTCTAACCCAGCAATTCAGGACACCGTTGCCCGTATCTGTTTAATGGGCTCAGGTAAGATGCCTAAGTACGTTTTACCCTCCATCTACGAGCAGCTGCGTAAACCAAACGGCAAGTACAAGCTATTGGCCGTATGTGTCGCTGGTTGGTTCCGTTATTTGACCGGTGTGGACATGAACGGAAAACCATTTGAAATTGAGGACCCTATGGCCCCAATTTTGAAGGCAGCTGCTGTTAAGGGCGGTAGAGATCCCCACGAATTGCTGAACATCGAAGTTCTTTTCAGTCCTGAGATTCGTGAAAACAAGGCCTTTGTTGCGCAGTTAACCCACTCGCTCGAGACAGTCTATGATAAAGGGCCACTTGCCGCTGTGAACGAAATTCTAGATCAAGTGTGA